A region of the Paraburkholderia flava genome:
CCCGACGCGGTCCGCGCAACGCTTGCCGAACAGACGCCGCTACGACGTCTCGCAGAACCGGCCGATGTCGCGGATGTGATCGCATCGCTTGCATCCGATGATATGCGTTGGGTCACGGGTCGCACGATTCTCACCGACGGCGGCTTCACGTCCTGAGCGAGTGATCTCCGGATTTCGAATGCTATCCGCTGTAATTCGGCGGATAGCATCGTCGCGTCCATTCATTCCCTATCGCTTCGCTTTTCAAGCTGAATTTTCGTATTGACGGCAATACATTTTTCGACCGTTTGCTAACGCATTTGCGTGGCTGCATGAGAAGCGAAAATCATCAATCGACGCAACGATTTTTTTACTAAAGGAAGCGCTTTTACTGCCGTAAAGACCATGAGTAGTCGGTGGATGTCCGGCATGCATTTCAATTGACGGATCCTGATTTCAGACCGCTGACGAACGGATACAGGAACGCGTCGACGCACGAGACATTCCTGTACGGGCAGAACGGACACGGCGGGTCCGCGTGATGCAGCGGACAAAGACGGGTATGCGAAAGCTGAAGGCAGGGAAGTGGACCGGTCGCGTTGTGCGCATCGGTACGAGCGGAGATCTCTCGCGTGTCCGCATGCGTGGTTCGATGCGCGGCTTCACGCTGATCGAGATTCTCGCCGCGCTCGCGATTTCCGCGTTGATGGTCACCGGCGTGGTCGCGATGATCAACTCGTCGCTTGAGGACATGCGCGGACAGCAGACGGCGATGTACCAGCAGCAGATCGGCGTGGCCGCGAAGCAACTGATCCAGACGAATGCAGCGACGCTGTCGCAACAGGCCTCGCCGACTGTTCCTGTCGTGGTGCCGTTCAACAGCGGCGGCGCGTATCAGTTGTCGAAGTTTTTGCCCGCCGCGATGCGGACAACCAATCCGTACGGACAGACTCCCTGTCTGCTCGTCTACACCGACTCGAACGGCGCGCTGGTCGGGTTGCTCGTCACTGAAGGCGGTACGACGATCGCCGATTCGGAACTCGGCTACATCGCCGCGAACTCGGGACAGGGCGGCGGTTCGATTCCCGCGACCAACAATGCGGCAGGTTCTGCGATCGGCGCGTTCGGTGCATGGACGCTGACGTCGCCGAACCCGGCGGGCGCATCGTGCACGACGACGAAAACCGGCACGGGGCATCTCGCGAGCGAGGTCTACTACAACGGCAACCAGGTGCAGAATTCCGACTACCTGTACCGCGTTTCCGTGCCGAACGATCTCGCAGCGAACACGATGCAGGTGCCGATCATCCTGTCGGTACAGACCGATTACGCGGCATGCGCGAATACCGGAGCGGTCGCCGCCGACAGCGCGGGCAACGTCGTGACCTGCCTCAGCGGAACCGGCAAATGGATGCCGCAGGCGTCGTTCCATTGGCGCGGCACGGTCGCAAAAGAGGCGGACCTCGCGAACGTCGACCCGAAGTCGCTCTATGCCGACGACATCGTCATCGCCACCGACACAAACCGCGCATACCGCTACGACGGCGCGAACTGGCAGGCGCTCGCGGTGGATCAGAACGGCAATCTTCAGCTCGGCAATTCGGGCACGCTTGGCGCGCCGTGTCCGCAGCCTTCGACCAGCACCACCGAAGTGACGACCGATGCGACCGGCCGCGTACTCACCTGCACAAGCACTCTGTCAGGCGGTGGTCCCACATGGCAGACGCAGTCGGAAATCAACCCGACGTCGGTACCGATGGATTCCGCCTGCGCGATTGCAGTGGGTCAGCCCGGCACCTCCGATTTCCCCTGTACCGTGGCTCCGTCCGGCGCGCCGGTGTTCAACAACGCGATGGGTTACTGGCAATCCGTCGTCACGCGCAACGTGCCGCAGATGCCGCGCAACGGCAACATCGTCGTCTATTCGTGGGCACATATGACGGACTCGTTCGTGACGAACTGCCCGGGTGCGCCGCAGGATCTGAGCGCAGGCGGCGGCGCGTACGTGACGCTGTACGCGGAACTGGTCGACGTGGACACCGGCGCGACGATCGCCAGCGCGGTGAACCAGTCGTCGGCGATTCGTGGGGATCTGACGAACATCAACATCACGCTCGCTCACGAACTGGCGAAAAACAACAAGGGCTATCAGGTCCGCTTCACGACGTTCTGGATCATCTTCAATTCATCGGTCAATTCCGCGGCGTTCCAGACGAGTTTCTGCAACGGCAATACGCGCACGCCAACGACCGGCGTCGTCACGTCATGGACCATTACGCCGTTCTATTGATCGTCGCTCACATGCGCTACGGGAATGTGAAGTCGTCGTTGCTGTCGGGGATGGCGTTCAGCAGGTCGCGTAATCCGAACCAGCCGACGATGTTCGCGGCAGCTACGACGAGCGCGAACAGCGTAAGCCAGTGCGAGCGATTGTTCGAACGGCGACGTGTCGCTTGCGGAGCAAACGTGGCGCGCAACAAAGGACAAGTAGACATTGAAGTCTCCGTTAGCGGGCGAGACTCTGCACGACATGCGGCACAAGCGTGGCGAACACGTCGGCCAGATCCGTCGCGCCGAAGTACCGCTCGGTTGCATCACGTTCGACGTCGATCCGCCCCGCGTTGTGCGCGTCGTACAGATCGACGATCAGTTGTGCGTGCTCGTCGCTGAGGCCCGCGTGCTTGAGCGTCGGGGTCCAGGTGTCGCGCGGCAGTTCGAGCGCATCGATCGGGCGGCCGAGCGCCGTACTCAACGCATGCGCGACGTCGCGAGCATCGAGTCGTCGAGGCCCTTCGATGCTGACGGTCCGCAGCGAGCGCGCATCGCGCGGCGTCGTCATCAGTTCGGCCGCCAGCGTGCCGACGTCCTGCGCAGCGACGGTCGGAAAGCGTTTCGTCAATGGATGATGCAGACTCGGCAGCCGATTCGTCGCGATAGCAGCGGGTACGACACGCGCCCAGTTATGCATGTGTTCGCTGGCGCGCAGCAGGATCAGATGCGTGTCGGGTCCCGCAAGCGGTTTCAGCCGGGCTTCGAGTTCATGGAACAGCATCGTAATGCCGGTGCCGTGTTCAAGCTCGGCGCCATAGTCGGACAGCGCGAGCACGAGAGGCGGCCGATGCGCGCTCAATGCGTCGACTGCTGCAGCGATGGTTTCGCGCATTGTGCGCGCGGGATGCGGGTCGTCGTTCGGCAACGGACACAGCATCTGCACTGCGGTCGCATCCCGCAGCGCTTCACCGATGGCGCGTGCATCGCGCAGATCGGCGAATGCAACGTCGCAGCCGGACTGCTCGAAAAATTCGCGTTGCCGTGCGTCGTGCTGTTCGCGCAGCACGGCGCGGACGGGTTGGCCGGCACGGCGCAGCGCGGTAATGCTCGCGCGTCCCACCTGCCCATTTGCTCCGAAGATGATGTACACGATTGGATTGCTCCTTGCCGGGTCCGGGTATGGCCGACGATGAAGCGATCGTAAGCGCGGCGGAAGCGCGTCGCGCGCAGCCAGGGATGACGTTGCGCAGATCTGGATGACGATTTTCACGGACCCGGATCACGCATCGCGGCGACGTCATGCAAAGCGGATCGAAACGAAGCACAATGCTCGCAGATTCGACTTCCTCAGCAGGGACATGCGATGGCCTCAGCGATACACCAATCCGATGTGATTCCGTATGCCGGCCCGCGCGCCAGCCTGCGTTCCAGCGCGGGCCACGGCTGGAAAGGCTTTGGTGCCGAACTGATCGCGATTCCGGCGGGCGTGCACAGGGTTCCGGCGAGCGTGCACCATCGCATAGGCGTGCATGTCGGTACACCGATCAAGGCGCATTGCGTGTGCGGCGGCCGTCGTCTTGCGCGGATTCAGGCGCACGGCGACGCGGATGTCATTCCCGTCGGCTACGACGGCGAATGGACGGACGAATCGGACTGCACGGTGCTGCGCATCTGGATCGGCGGCGAATTCGCGAAGACCACGTTCGAACAGCTCGGCGTGAAGCCGTCGCATGCGCAAATAGAGCCGCGCCTCCAGTTTCGCGACCCGCGTTTTCAGCATCTCGCGTGGGCGCTGCGCGCCGAACTCGAGGCCGACGAGAAATCCGATCCGCTGTATGCGGAGAGCCTGTGCACGGCGATGATCGTGCGCCTGACACAAGGCGCACCGGCGCTCGTAGAAAAGCGCCGCACGCTCGCGCCGCGCATGGTCGCACGTGTGGTCGACTACATCGAAAGCCATCTCGACCAGCGTCTCACATTGACCGAACTAGCCGCGCTCGCCGATTTGAGCGTGCCGCATTTCAAGGTGCTGTTTCGCGAGACGCTCGGCATGCCGGTGCATCGCTATGTGATCGAGCGGCGTGTTGAACGTGCGCGTCTGCTGCTGTTGCAAGGGAGTTTGAGCACGAGCCAGGTCGCGCTCGAAACAGGCTTCGCGCATCAGAGCCACATGGCGCACTGGATGAACCGTTTGCTTGGCGTCACGCCGCGCGAACTGGTCCGTTCGTCTACGCATGCGACGCGCATCGCAGAGCCCACGAACGACGACGTCGACGATAAGAGACGGCTTTTGCTGCACACGCGTTAAGCAGTTTGCGTGCGTGGCCCGGTGCATGCGTCTGGAGTCCGTGCACTACCGCGCACTATTGCTGCTCTCACTGTTTCCAGTGCTAAATACGCGGACTTTGCACGGGAGACTGTCACATGGCTAAAACAAAAAGAGCACGCGTTGTCGCATGGGCACTTGCGGCGACACTGGGCAACGCATCGCTTATTGCGATGTTGAGCCTGGGTTTGCCGTCGAGCATCGCACCGGCGGTAGCGGCAACGGCTACGACCGACACCTACGCCGCGACGCGTTATCCGATCGTTCTCGTCCCCGGTCTCACGGGCACCGACAAGTACCTGGGCGTGCTCGACTACTGGTACGGCATCCAGTCCGATCTCGAGCAACATGGCGCCACCGTCTACGTCGCGAACCTGTCGGGGTTCCAGAGCGACGACGGTCCGAACGGACGCGGCGAACAGGTACTCGCCTACGTGAAGCAGGTGCTTGCGGCCACTGGCGCACAGAAGGTCAATCTGATCGGTCACAGCCAGGGGGGCACCACGTCGCGCTATGTCGCGGCCGTCGCACCGGAACTCGTCGCATCGGTCACGACGATCAGCACGCCACATCGCGGCTCCGAGTTCGCGGATTTCGTCCAGGATGCGCTGAAGAAAGATCCGACCGGCCTGTCGACCCCGATACTCGCGACGTTCGCCAACCTGTTCGGCGTGCTCACGAACAGCACGCACATCACGAATCAGGATGCGATCGCCGCGCTGCAGACGTTGACCACCGCAAAGGCGGCGGCCTACAACATCAACTATCCGAGCGCCGGATTAGGCGCGCCGGGTTCGTGCAAAACGGGCGCGTCGAGCGAGACGGTCAACGGCAATACGCATCTGCTGTACTCGTGGGCGGGCAGCGCGATTCAACCGGTCAGCGTGTTCGGTGTGACCGGTGCGGTCGACACCAGTGTCGCGCCGATCGACGTGGCAAACGCGTTGGACATCTCGACGCCTGCGCTCTACGCGACCGGCACCGTGATGATCGGTCGGCAGTCGGGACAAAACGACGGGCTTGTGTCGGTGTGCAGTGCGCTGTTCGGCAAGGTGCTGAGTACCACCTACAAGTGGAATCACCTCGACGAGATCAATCAGTTGCTCGGCGTGCGCGGCGCAAATGCAGCGGACCCAGTCGCCGTGATCCGCACGCATGCGAACCGGTTGAAGACGCAGGGCGTCTGATCGATGACGCTTGCGCATGAGCGACGCTTACGGCGCGTATCGAGGGAACGCGCGCGCAGAGTCTGGTTCGTGGTTGCAGTGCTCGCGGCGACGGGCGCGGGTGCGTGGTGGTTCGGCCCGCGGTCGCACGAACACACGGATGCGCAGGCGGTTGCGGATCAGTCTCGTGCGACGCTCGCGCGCGCTGTCGATCCGGCCAGTGCGTCCGCGACGCAGGCGCAACTGAACGCGCTGCCGGACTCGCTTCAAGGATCGTCGCCGCCGCGTTTACCGCTCGACACAGGTGGCCGTCTTGCGCGCACACGTGCGGTTCGGGACTTCTTCGATTATTTCCTCACGGCAAGCAGCGAACGTTCCGCTGCGGCGCTCGATGCGCTGGTGCGCCGCTATATCGCTGCGCAACTCGACGGCACTGCAGCGGCAGACGAAGCCGTCGACGCATGGCGTCGCTACACCGCGTATCGCATGGCACTCGATCGTTTGCCGCAACCCGTTTCTGTGGCACCCGGCAACACGACCGATCTCGACGCGTTGCAACGCACGCTCGACGAACGCGCGACGCTCGCCGCGCAGACGATGGGCGAGTGGAACGAGCCGTTCTTCGGCGACGAGTTACGCAGGCAGCGTGACGATCTCGCGCGTCTGCGGATCGCGTCGGACCCATCGCTTAGCGACGCGGAGAAGGCCGCACGTCTTGCATCGCTCGACGCCGCATTGCCCGCAGCCGAGCGCGATGCGCGCGAACGCGTGAAGCGTCAGCAGTCGGCACTCGATGCGATCGCTCAGATGCAGAAGCAGGGCGCGTCGGCCGATGCGATACGCGCGCAGGTGACGCAGACGCTCGGTCCGGAAGCCGCGCGACGGGTCGTGCAAATGGAGCAGACGGAACAGGCGTGGCAGAGCCGCTATACGGACTATGCGTCGCAGCGCGCGCAGATCGATCGGATGGGACTCGCGCCGCAGGATCGCGACGCGCAGGTCGCGCAGTTGCGGCAGCGTTTTTTCACGAATCCGGCGGATGCGCTGCGTGCGCAGTCGTTGGATCGGGGGGCGGCTAACTGAGTGCGTTGGGGTTCAGCTTTTCACGCGGAGTGAACGCGGGTCGTACGGCGCCTTTAGATGAATCGACGCCGGCAACTGTTCTCCAGCGACCTCGATCGTATAGCGGCCCGCAGTGAGCCATGCGGCGTCGACAGCGCCGTCAGCGCGCGCGACGTAACCCATCGCAACCGGACAACCCACCGAGTGACCATATGCCGCCGAACTCACGAAGCCGACCGGCGCGCCGTCGCGCAAGATCGCTTCGCCGCCCCATAGCATGCGGTCCGTTGCACCGTCGGCGGTGAGGACGACCATCCGGCGACGTAGCGGTTCGTCGCGCAGTTTGAGCAGCGCATCGCGGCCGCGAAACGGAATTGCCTTGTCGAGCTTGCATGCGAACGCGAGACCGGCTTCGAACGGATGCGTGTCCGGTGTGAGTTCACGGCCCCATGCGCGATAGCCCTTCTCGATACGCAGCGATTCGATCGCATAGTAGCCGGCATCGACGAGCCCGAACGATTTGCCCGCTGCGTGCAGCGTCTCGTACACGCCGACCGCGAATTCGACCGGCACGTACAGTTCCCAGCCGAGTTCGCCGACATACGTGAGACGTGTCGCGCGCACGGTCGCATAACCGATGTCGACTTCGCGACTCTGGCCGAATGCGAACGCTTCGTTGCTCCAGTCGGCTTTCGATACGCTCTGCAACAGCGCACGCGCATGCGGGCCCATTACGGCGAGCACGGCGTACTGTCCGGTGACGTCGACGATCGTGCAACGGCTGTCGGGAGGGATCAGCTTTTCCAGCGTGTCGAGATCGCGCGTGGTTTGCGCTGAACCGGTGACGATCAGGTACTGGTCGTCGGCGAGGCGGGTCAGCGTGAAGTCCGATTCGTAGGTGCCACGCTCGTTCAGCAAGCCTGAGTAGACCGTCGTGCCTGGCGGCACGGCGACGTCGTTCGCGACGATCGATTGCAGCACGCTCTCGGCATCGCGGCCCTTCACGAGCAGCTTGGAAAACGACGTCATGTCGAATAGCGCAACGCCTTCGCGGCAGGCGCGATGCTCGGTGCCGCTCCACGGCAACCAGTTCTGCTGGCCGAACGCGTAATCGATGTGCGTCTCTGCCGCGCTCGGCGCAAAGAAGTTCGGCCGCTCCCAGCCCATCTTGCCGCCGAAGCTGGCGCCCTTGTCGCGCAGCAGCGCAAACAGCGGCGAGCGACGGAACGGACGCGCGGAATCGAGTTCGCGGTTCGGCCACGGCATCGCGTAATGCAGCCCGAGCGTTTCCTTCACGCGATCGTGCAGCCACGTATCGTTGCCGTTGAAGCGCGCGAAGCGGCGAATGTCGACGGGCCACAAATCCATCGTCGGTTCGCCCGCGACGATCCACTCGGCGAGCGCCATGCCTGCGCCACCGGCGGATGCGATCCCCATCGAGTTGAAGCCGGCACCGACGAAAAAGCGCCGCAATTCAGGCGCTTCGCCGAGGATGAAGTTGTTGTCGGGCGTGAACGATTCCGGGCCGTTGTAGAACTGCCGGATCTCCGCGGTTTCGAGTGCGGGTACACGCTGCAGCGCGTTCTGCATCAGGATTTCGAACTGGTCCCAGTCGTCGGGCAGCAGCTGAAATTCGAAATTTTCCGGAATGCCTTGCATGCCCCAAGGCTTCGCGTCGGGTTCGAAGCCACCCATCACGAGGCCGCCCACTTCTTCCTTGAAATAGATGTAGCCGTCGGGGTCGCGCATCACGGGCAGGTCGGGATGCACGCCGGCGATGCGTCCGGTGACGATGTAGTAGTGCTCGGCCGAATGCAGCGGCACGGTGACACCGCATAGACGGCCGAGCGCTTTCGCCCACTGGCCCGCACAGTTGACGACGATCTCCGCGTCGAGCGTGCCTTCTTCGCCGTCCTTGTTGCGCCACGCGAGCCCGCACGCTTCGCGGCCGTGCGTGCCCGCGCGCGTATGGATTGCCGTGACCTTCGTGTTCTCGACGATGCGTGCGCCGCCTGTGCGTGCGCCGCGTGCTAACGCCTGCGTGAGATCGGTCGGATTCGCCTTGCCGTCGCCGGGTAGCCAGACTGCGCCGAGCAGATCGTCGGTGCGCATCACGGGCCACAAGTCGCCGGCTTCCTGCGGACCGATCACATCGCACGCGACGCCGTACGCGCGCGCGACGGCCGCGGTGCGCTTGAGCTGCGTCATCCGTTCGGCGGTGCGTGCAACCGACAGCGACCCGCATTGCTTCCAGCCCGTGCCAAGACCCGTCTCGGCTTCGAGCTGGGCATACAGCGACGTCGAATAGCGGATCAGCTTCGTCATGCTTTCCTGTGCGCGTAACTGGCCGACGAGACCGGCCGCGTGCCACGTGGTCCCACACGACAACTGCCCCTGTTCGATCAGCACGACGTCGGTCCAGCCCAGCTTGGTCAGGTGATACGCGACCGAGCACCCGACGATACCGCCACCGATGATCGCGACGCGGGTGTGCTGGGGAAGAGTCGTGGCCATGAAAATCTCGCGGGAGGAAGAGACGAACAGGAAGAGATAACGGGCGAAAGGATGCAACATAAAGCCACAAAACACAACATTATTATTGGATATGATTTGGCTTTTGTTGGATATGTGTGGGATTGGTCTGGTCGGCCGCGATGGCCTTTGCTAGACTCCGCGCCATCCAGCCACGAGTTGCCGCGATGTTCACCACGCCCCGTCAGACCGAAATCATGCGCCTCGTCCGTGCGAAACAGACCTGCACGGTTGCCGAGCTCGCACAACTGTTCGCGGTATCCGACGAGACCGTGCGACGCACCGTCAAACCGCTGATCGCCGACGGTTTGCTCGTGAAGGTGCACGGCGGTGTGATGTTGCCCGATCGACTCGACGAGCCGCCGTTCCAGCGCCGACTCGTCGAGCAGCGCGACGCGAAGCAGATCGTCGCCGCAAGCGTGTGCGAACTGGTGCAAGACGGCGACTCGCTGATTCTCGATAGCGGCACGACCTGCGTGCATATCGCCGACGCGCTATGTGCGCGCTCGCGACTCACGGTGGTGACCAATTCGGTGGAGATCGCGCGCACGCTCGCGCCGCGCAACGGCAATCGCGTGTTCGTTGCGGGCGGCGAGTTGCGTGCCGACGATCTGTCAGCAGTCGGCGACGAGGTACTCGCATTCATCAAGCGCTTTCATGTGCGTTTCGCGATCGTGTCGGTCACTGCGATCGATCACGAAGGGCGCTTCATGGATGCACAGCTATCGGATGTGTCGTATTCGCTCGCCGCGTTTGCACAGGCAGAGCAATGCATCGTTGCCGCGGATCATGCGAAGTTCGGGCACAGCGCGCTCGCGCATGCGTTCGGTCCAACGGATATCGATCTACTTGTCACCGACGAAACGCCGCCACCCGCGATTGCTCGTGCATTTTCAGAGGCTGGGCTGGAGGTGCGAGTGGGGCGTCCGTCTGCTGTATCGGGTGACGGTGCTGCGGTTGCATGAGCCGCCGGTCGCGAAGGCATCGACCCCCGCACAGGGTGAATCGCTAAATACGGCTCAAAATTCGATTCGGTAGCCGCGCGTCGCGCGCCGCTTTCCACCCACTACGCACTCACGAAACGTCAGATCCAACACATCGCGTGATGCCCGCGTCACCCGATTCGCCACCCTCCGCAGGCTCCTCGCAAAGTCCCGCCCAGCTTGCCTGAGCGCGAACTACTTCGTCGCTCGGCAATCTCTCCAGGCCACCTTCCAGCACCAACGTTGACATTCCTTAACATTTAAATCGACGGAATTTAACTATTGCTGACAGTGGCCTCCCGTCGATATCTCGAAAATGCATTCAGACGCCAAACCGTGATGAACGGTGCGGCAACGACCCATACAGAGAAGCCGGTGGTCGACACAGATTCACCGGGACGGTCAATCGCTACGGGGCGGTTGCCGGCGCCACCGAAGGCGTCGACGGTCGAGGACAGCAAGAGCGGACTTCAGTCCGCCTGGTACTTCGGGAAGTGGGTGTGGCGGTACGAAAGACGTGGTGGCGGTGACAGCGGCAATTGCGATGTGATGTCGTTGAACATGAGCGGCGCCCGGGCGGGCGTGACGATCGGCGGAACACGGGTGCTCTCTGAGGGCGGAGCAAACGAGGTGACCGTCCAGCTCGGCAACGACGGCAATGTGCCGGCCTGGATGCAGGTGTGGCTCGATTAGGGGAATCCGAATGCAAGACCGGACGAATCAAAAGTGCCTTTCACACTGTCGCCGCCAGCTTTTCGCCTCGACCCGAAGCGAAGCAGGAATCTGCGGTTCGTT
Encoded here:
- the pilV gene encoding shufflon system plasmid conjugative transfer pilus tip adhesin PilV, translating into MRKLKAGKWTGRVVRIGTSGDLSRVRMRGSMRGFTLIEILAALAISALMVTGVVAMINSSLEDMRGQQTAMYQQQIGVAAKQLIQTNAATLSQQASPTVPVVVPFNSGGAYQLSKFLPAAMRTTNPYGQTPCLLVYTDSNGALVGLLVTEGGTTIADSELGYIAANSGQGGGSIPATNNAAGSAIGAFGAWTLTSPNPAGASCTTTKTGTGHLASEVYYNGNQVQNSDYLYRVSVPNDLAANTMQVPIILSVQTDYAACANTGAVAADSAGNVVTCLSGTGKWMPQASFHWRGTVAKEADLANVDPKSLYADDIVIATDTNRAYRYDGANWQALAVDQNGNLQLGNSGTLGAPCPQPSTSTTEVTTDATGRVLTCTSTLSGGGPTWQTQSEINPTSVPMDSACAIAVGQPGTSDFPCTVAPSGAPVFNNAMGYWQSVVTRNVPQMPRNGNIVVYSWAHMTDSFVTNCPGAPQDLSAGGGAYVTLYAELVDVDTGATIASAVNQSSAIRGDLTNINITLAHELAKNNKGYQVRFTTFWIIFNSSVNSAAFQTSFCNGNTRTPTTGVVTSWTITPFY
- a CDS encoding NAD(P)H-binding protein translates to MYIIFGANGQVGRASITALRRAGQPVRAVLREQHDARQREFFEQSGCDVAFADLRDARAIGEALRDATAVQMLCPLPNDDPHPARTMRETIAAAVDALSAHRPPLVLALSDYGAELEHGTGITMLFHELEARLKPLAGPDTHLILLRASEHMHNWARVVPAAIATNRLPSLHHPLTKRFPTVAAQDVGTLAAELMTTPRDARSLRTVSIEGPRRLDARDVAHALSTALGRPIDALELPRDTWTPTLKHAGLSDEHAQLIVDLYDAHNAGRIDVERDATERYFGATDLADVFATLVPHVVQSLAR
- a CDS encoding AraC family transcriptional regulator, with amino-acid sequence MASAIHQSDVIPYAGPRASLRSSAGHGWKGFGAELIAIPAGVHRVPASVHHRIGVHVGTPIKAHCVCGGRRLARIQAHGDADVIPVGYDGEWTDESDCTVLRIWIGGEFAKTTFEQLGVKPSHAQIEPRLQFRDPRFQHLAWALRAELEADEKSDPLYAESLCTAMIVRLTQGAPALVEKRRTLAPRMVARVVDYIESHLDQRLTLTELAALADLSVPHFKVLFRETLGMPVHRYVIERRVERARLLLLQGSLSTSQVALETGFAHQSHMAHWMNRLLGVTPRELVRSSTHATRIAEPTNDDVDDKRRLLLHTR
- a CDS encoding alpha/beta hydrolase — translated: MAKTKRARVVAWALAATLGNASLIAMLSLGLPSSIAPAVAATATTDTYAATRYPIVLVPGLTGTDKYLGVLDYWYGIQSDLEQHGATVYVANLSGFQSDDGPNGRGEQVLAYVKQVLAATGAQKVNLIGHSQGGTTSRYVAAVAPELVASVTTISTPHRGSEFADFVQDALKKDPTGLSTPILATFANLFGVLTNSTHITNQDAIAALQTLTTAKAAAYNINYPSAGLGAPGSCKTGASSETVNGNTHLLYSWAGSAIQPVSVFGVTGAVDTSVAPIDVANALDISTPALYATGTVMIGRQSGQNDGLVSVCSALFGKVLSTTYKWNHLDEINQLLGVRGANAADPVAVIRTHANRLKTQGV
- a CDS encoding lipase secretion chaperone: MTLAHERRLRRVSRERARRVWFVVAVLAATGAGAWWFGPRSHEHTDAQAVADQSRATLARAVDPASASATQAQLNALPDSLQGSSPPRLPLDTGGRLARTRAVRDFFDYFLTASSERSAAALDALVRRYIAAQLDGTAAADEAVDAWRRYTAYRMALDRLPQPVSVAPGNTTDLDALQRTLDERATLAAQTMGEWNEPFFGDELRRQRDDLARLRIASDPSLSDAEKAARLASLDAALPAAERDARERVKRQQSALDAIAQMQKQGASADAIRAQVTQTLGPEAARRVVQMEQTEQAWQSRYTDYASQRAQIDRMGLAPQDRDAQVAQLRQRFFTNPADALRAQSLDRGAAN
- a CDS encoding GcvT family protein codes for the protein MATTLPQHTRVAIIGGGIVGCSVAYHLTKLGWTDVVLIEQGQLSCGTTWHAAGLVGQLRAQESMTKLIRYSTSLYAQLEAETGLGTGWKQCGSLSVARTAERMTQLKRTAAVARAYGVACDVIGPQEAGDLWPVMRTDDLLGAVWLPGDGKANPTDLTQALARGARTGGARIVENTKVTAIHTRAGTHGREACGLAWRNKDGEEGTLDAEIVVNCAGQWAKALGRLCGVTVPLHSAEHYYIVTGRIAGVHPDLPVMRDPDGYIYFKEEVGGLVMGGFEPDAKPWGMQGIPENFEFQLLPDDWDQFEILMQNALQRVPALETAEIRQFYNGPESFTPDNNFILGEAPELRRFFVGAGFNSMGIASAGGAGMALAEWIVAGEPTMDLWPVDIRRFARFNGNDTWLHDRVKETLGLHYAMPWPNRELDSARPFRRSPLFALLRDKGASFGGKMGWERPNFFAPSAAETHIDYAFGQQNWLPWSGTEHRACREGVALFDMTSFSKLLVKGRDAESVLQSIVANDVAVPPGTTVYSGLLNERGTYESDFTLTRLADDQYLIVTGSAQTTRDLDTLEKLIPPDSRCTIVDVTGQYAVLAVMGPHARALLQSVSKADWSNEAFAFGQSREVDIGYATVRATRLTYVGELGWELYVPVEFAVGVYETLHAAGKSFGLVDAGYYAIESLRIEKGYRAWGRELTPDTHPFEAGLAFACKLDKAIPFRGRDALLKLRDEPLRRRMVVLTADGATDRMLWGGEAILRDGAPVGFVSSAAYGHSVGCPVAMGYVARADGAVDAAWLTAGRYTIEVAGEQLPASIHLKAPYDPRSLRVKS
- a CDS encoding DeoR/GlpR family DNA-binding transcription regulator; the protein is MFTTPRQTEIMRLVRAKQTCTVAELAQLFAVSDETVRRTVKPLIADGLLVKVHGGVMLPDRLDEPPFQRRLVEQRDAKQIVAASVCELVQDGDSLILDSGTTCVHIADALCARSRLTVVTNSVEIARTLAPRNGNRVFVAGGELRADDLSAVGDEVLAFIKRFHVRFAIVSVTAIDHEGRFMDAQLSDVSYSLAAFAQAEQCIVAADHAKFGHSALAHAFGPTDIDLLVTDETPPPAIARAFSEAGLEVRVGRPSAVSGDGAAVA
- a CDS encoding fimbria/pilus periplasmic chaperone; amino-acid sequence: MLTVASRRYLENAFRRQTVMNGAATTHTEKPVVDTDSPGRSIATGRLPAPPKASTVEDSKSGLQSAWYFGKWVWRYERRGGGDSGNCDVMSLNMSGARAGVTIGGTRVLSEGGANEVTVQLGNDGNVPAWMQVWLD